In Pantoea cypripedii, the following proteins share a genomic window:
- the purD gene encoding phosphoribosylamine--glycine ligase, which yields MKILVIGNGGREHALAWKAAQSPLAETVFVAPGNAGTALEPALQNVAISATDVPALLAFAQQENIDLTIVGPEAPLVIGVVDAFRAAGLKIFGPTQAAAQLEGSKAFTKDFLARQQIPTAEYQNFTEVEPALAYLREKGAPIVIKADGLAAGKGVIVAMTLKEAEDAVQDMLAGNAFGDAGHRIVIEEFLDGEEASFIVMVDGDNVLPMATSQDHKRVGDGDTGPNTGGMGAYSPAPVVTDEIHQRVMDQIIWPTVNGMKAEGNTYTGFLYAGLMIDQSGQPKVIEFNCRFGDPETQPIMLRLQSDLVALCLAACDGKLDQQTSQWDPRPSLGVVLAAGGYPGDYSTGDQIHGLPLEEVADGKVFHAGTTLKDDLVVTNGGRVLCVTALGEDVAAAQQRAYELAKPISWDGSFCRYDIGYRAINRK from the coding sequence ATGAAAATTTTAGTGATTGGTAACGGCGGACGTGAACACGCCCTGGCGTGGAAGGCTGCGCAGTCTCCGCTGGCAGAAACCGTATTTGTGGCACCGGGCAACGCGGGGACCGCACTGGAACCGGCATTGCAGAACGTGGCAATCAGTGCCACCGATGTTCCTGCGCTGCTGGCGTTTGCTCAGCAGGAAAACATTGACCTGACCATCGTCGGCCCGGAAGCGCCGCTGGTGATTGGGGTGGTGGATGCGTTCCGCGCGGCAGGTCTGAAAATTTTTGGCCCAACGCAGGCGGCAGCACAGCTGGAAGGTTCCAAAGCCTTCACCAAAGATTTCCTTGCCCGCCAGCAGATTCCAACCGCTGAGTATCAGAACTTTACCGAAGTTGAGCCCGCGCTGGCGTACCTGCGCGAGAAAGGCGCACCGATCGTGATCAAAGCAGACGGTCTCGCTGCCGGTAAAGGCGTCATCGTGGCGATGACGCTGAAAGAAGCCGAAGATGCCGTGCAGGATATGCTGGCAGGCAACGCGTTCGGCGACGCCGGCCATCGCATCGTCATTGAAGAGTTCCTGGATGGCGAAGAAGCCAGCTTTATCGTGATGGTGGATGGCGACAACGTGCTGCCCATGGCCACCAGCCAGGACCATAAACGTGTGGGTGATGGCGATACCGGCCCGAATACCGGCGGTATGGGCGCTTATTCACCGGCTCCGGTGGTGACCGATGAGATCCACCAGCGCGTGATGGATCAGATCATCTGGCCAACCGTGAATGGCATGAAAGCCGAAGGCAACACTTACACCGGCTTTCTGTATGCCGGGTTGATGATTGATCAATCCGGTCAGCCTAAGGTGATCGAATTCAACTGCCGCTTTGGCGATCCGGAAACCCAGCCGATCATGCTGCGTTTGCAGTCCGATCTGGTGGCGCTGTGCCTGGCGGCCTGTGACGGTAAACTGGATCAGCAGACCTCACAATGGGATCCTCGCCCATCGCTGGGTGTGGTGCTGGCGGCTGGCGGTTATCCGGGTGACTACAGCACCGGCGACCAGATTCATGGCCTGCCGCTGGAAGAAGTTGCAGATGGTAAGGTGTTCCACGCAGGTACCACGCTCAAAGATGATCTGGTGGTCACCAATGGCGGACGCGTTCTGTGCGTCACCGCGCTGGGTGAAGATGTGGCTGCCGCGCAGCAGCGCGCTTATGAGCTGGCTAAGCCTATCTCGTGGGATGGCAGTTTCTGTCGCTACGATATTGGCTACCGCGCCATCAACCGCAAATAA
- the purH gene encoding bifunctional phosphoribosylaminoimidazolecarboxamide formyltransferase/IMP cyclohydrolase, producing MQQRRPVRRALLSVSDKAGILEFAQALSSRGVELLSTGGTARLLADAGLPVTEVSDYTGFPEMMDGRVKTLHPKVHGGILGRRGQDDAIMAQHAISPIDMVVVNLYPFAQTVAKPGCTLEDAVENIDIGGPTMVRSAAKNHKDVAIVVKSSDYSAIIAELDANENSLTLATRFDLAIKAFEHTAAYDSMIANYFGSLVPAYHGESKEPAGRFPRTLNLNFIKKQDMRYGENSHQDAAFYIEESVAEASVATAQQVQGKALSYNNIADTDAALECVKEFSEAACVIVKHANPCGVAVGDSILDAYERAYKTDPTSAFGGIIAFNRELDEATAQAIISRQFVEVIIAPSATEAALKVTASKQNVRVLVCGQWQSRVAGLDFKRVNGGLLVQDRDLGMVDASQLRVVSKRQPTEQELRDALFCWKVAKFVKSNAIVYARDNMTIGIGAGQMSRVYSAKIAGIKAGDEGLEVKGSAMASDAFFPFRDGIDAAASVGVTCVIQPGGSIRDDEVIAAADEHGIAMIFTDMRHFRH from the coding sequence ATGCAACAACGTCGTCCTGTACGCCGCGCTCTGCTGAGTGTCTCAGACAAAGCCGGTATCCTCGAATTTGCTCAGGCACTCTCCAGCCGTGGTGTTGAGCTGCTCTCCACAGGTGGTACTGCTCGCCTGCTGGCAGATGCGGGCCTGCCAGTCACTGAAGTGTCTGACTACACCGGTTTTCCGGAAATGATGGATGGACGCGTCAAAACGCTGCACCCGAAAGTGCATGGCGGTATTCTCGGTCGTCGCGGCCAGGATGATGCCATCATGGCGCAGCACGCTATCAGCCCCATCGACATGGTGGTCGTTAACCTTTACCCCTTTGCCCAGACGGTCGCAAAACCGGGTTGTACGCTGGAAGATGCGGTGGAAAACATCGATATCGGCGGCCCGACCATGGTGCGCTCTGCCGCGAAGAACCACAAAGACGTCGCCATTGTGGTGAAGAGCAGCGACTACAGCGCCATCATTGCGGAGCTGGATGCCAATGAGAACTCCCTGACGCTGGCAACCCGTTTCGATCTGGCGATCAAAGCTTTCGAACACACCGCCGCCTACGACAGCATGATTGCCAACTACTTCGGTAGCCTGGTACCGGCTTATCATGGCGAGAGCAAAGAGCCAGCAGGCCGCTTCCCACGTACCCTGAACCTTAACTTCATTAAGAAACAGGATATGCGTTATGGCGAGAACAGCCATCAGGATGCAGCTTTCTATATAGAAGAAAGTGTCGCGGAAGCCTCAGTGGCGACGGCACAGCAGGTACAGGGTAAAGCGCTTTCCTACAACAACATCGCCGATACTGATGCCGCGCTGGAATGTGTGAAAGAGTTCAGCGAAGCCGCTTGCGTGATTGTGAAACATGCCAACCCCTGTGGTGTGGCGGTAGGCGATTCCATTCTGGATGCCTACGAGCGTGCTTATAAAACCGATCCGACTTCTGCGTTTGGCGGCATCATTGCCTTCAACCGTGAGCTGGACGAAGCGACGGCTCAGGCCATCATCAGTCGTCAGTTTGTCGAAGTGATCATTGCCCCGTCAGCCACCGAAGCCGCGCTGAAAGTGACCGCCAGCAAACAGAACGTTCGCGTGCTGGTGTGTGGTCAGTGGCAGAGCCGCGTTGCCGGGCTGGATTTCAAACGCGTTAACGGCGGTTTACTGGTGCAGGATCGCGATCTCGGTATGGTCGATGCCAGCCAGTTGCGCGTAGTCAGCAAGCGCCAGCCGACCGAACAGGAACTGCGTGATGCGTTGTTCTGCTGGAAGGTGGCGAAGTTCGTTAAATCCAACGCCATCGTCTATGCGCGTGACAACATGACTATCGGGATAGGCGCGGGCCAGATGAGCCGCGTTTACTCGGCGAAAATCGCCGGTATCAAAGCCGGTGATGAGGGTCTGGAAGTGAAAGGTTCGGCTATGGCCTCTGACGCCTTCTTCCCGTTCCGCGATGGTATTGATGCTGCCGCCTCAGTCGGTGTCACCTGCGTCATCCAGCCGGGTGGTTCAATTCGCGATGATGAAGTGATTGCCGCCGCCGATGAGCATGGCATCGCCATGATCTTTACCGACATGCGTCATTTCCGCCATTAA